The proteins below come from a single Hirundo rustica isolate bHirRus1 chromosome 6, bHirRus1.pri.v3, whole genome shotgun sequence genomic window:
- the LOC120754209 gene encoding outer dense fiber protein 3-like → MRTHAGLFEDKHELPHTSLSQFHGSPMPSPRGALQAIWQCYSRNSLRVSTSQWVLLITGFTLFLLRATRKLCTRAVSGKPLGSSPVFPVVALATSMEGPWVGTWRPHPRRGPILAEFSTPGPKYWLPGTTGHTAHDPTRERAPAYSFRGTKYPAAAGCSPGPRYFIHSSITKTGKHVAPSAHVTARPKTKILVTPGPSDYTTDPANKHVYSSAPASSMKFRSKDLKGFRTPGPGTYTLPRVLGPQTVYTHAEPCYSMKWKSLYQSCFQDLAKTPGPAAFANVEMDVYKRAAPKYSMGLRTKLAGTGMLPGPADYFPGKLSLTKARDPAFTFGLRHSLYKASLIPETHLD, encoded by the exons ATGAGGACACATGCAGGCCTGTTTGAGGACAAACATGAGCTGCCCCACACCAGTCTGAGCCAGTTCCATGGTAGCCCCATGCCCAGCCCCAGAGGAGCCCTGCAGGCAATATGGCAGTGCTACAGCAGGAACAGCTTGAGGGTCTCAACATCACAGTGGGTTTTGCTCATCACTGG TTTCACTCTCTTCCTGCTCCGGGCGACAAGAAAGCTCTGTACCAGGGCTGTGTCAGGGAAGCCCCTTGGTAGCTCCCCTGTTTTTCCTGTAGTTGCCCTAGCCACCAGCATGGAAGGACCCTGGGTAGGCACCTGGAGACCTCATCCGCGACGGGGTCCAATCCTTGCAGAGTTCAGCACCCCGGGTCCCAAGTACTGGCTCCCTGGGACAACAG GTCACACGGCTCATGATCCCACCAGAGAAAGAGCCCCAGCATACTCATTTCGAGGGACCAAATATCCCGCCgcagctggctgctccccaggTCCTCGGTACTTCATCCATTCGTCCATCACCAAGACTGGGAAGCATGTGGCTCCATCGGCACATGTGACAGCACGTCCCAAGACCAAGATTCTGGTCACCCCTGGACCCA GTGACTACACCACGGATCCTGCCAACAAACATGTCTACAGTTCCGCACCGGCAAGCAGCATGAAGTTCCGATCCAAGGACTTAAAAGGTTTCCGAACGCCAG GTCCTGGCACTTACACCCTGCCCAGGGTACTGGGACCCCAAACAGTGTACACCCATGCTGAACCCTGCTACTCCATGAAGTGGAAGAGTCTGTATCAGAGCTGTTTTCAAGACCTGGCAAAG ACGCCAGGACCTGCAGCATTTGCCAACGTGGAAATGGATGTCTACAAAAGAGCTGCTCCCAAATACTCAATGGGACTAAGGACCAAACTTGCTGGCACGGGTATGCTCCCAGGTCCAGCAGACTACTTCCCAGGAAAG TTGTCACTGACCAAGGCCCGGGACCCTGCTTTCACTTTTGGACTCCGACATTCTCTCTACAAAGCTTCTTTAATACCTGAAACACATCTTGATTAA